ATCTCGAAGCAGATAAACGACGCATTTCATTGCTCTTACATGTTTCTCAAAAGTAGATTTGGATAGAGATTTGATGAAAAAATCCGTTACATTATCCTCATAATTCACCTGGTTCACTTGGATATTAAAAAACTGTTGTTGTTGTTGATTATAGAAGAACTTCGGCAAGATATGTATAGTATTATCACCCTTAATGAAACCTAACTTCATCTGTTCAATGCAAGTCGCATTATCCTCATAGATGCAAGTTGGTTCAGTTGTAGTAGATGTTAATCCACTAGACTTTCGAATATGAGTCACTAGACTGAAGCCAAACACATTCTCTAACTACTTCATATAGTGCAATAATCTCAGCATGATTTTGAGAAAGTAACAACAAGGGTTTGCTTGGTTGATCTCCAAAATATCGTCGTATTCCCAATTGTGAACACATAACCAGTTTAGGAACGTCTTTTATGTGGGTTAGAGAGATACCCAACATTAGCAAATCCAATTAACACATTATTCGGTGTTTAAGATAGGGGACTAGTCTACCGTGCGCATGACCTACGCCTATGGGCATTGTCGGACACAATCTCTAGGTGGGAGGCCAAGAGCTGTGTTCCACCAATCCCAGGCTGGATCTTTTGTTCTCTTGTTTCACTGTAGGGAAAGAACAAGCCTAAGTCAATGGAACCTTGCTTAACACCATTTCAATGACGATGAGTTGGCATAGAGCTAAATCTAACCAACAAGTTCACAAAGAATGCAATGTCTGATCGATGTGTTTTTTGTTACTAATCGTGTGATTTATATACCTTTCTATCGATGACATGTGAGTCTTGACACGAGAGACTAATTTTGTGACAAGACTAGAGGACATTAGTTGGTAATTTTAAGGATTTGTATGCCCCTCTTGTTTTCTTCAAAATGATTGGTACACTGAACTTTTTGTGTATACGAAATTCAATGAGTAAGAATTATGTATTGAGCTGATTATAGACTTCATGATATAGTCTTTTGCGACTCTCATTGCTCCAGTATAAACAGGTTTCTGGTTAAATGATAGCTTAATTCTTGGTGTCTCGCTGTCAGCAAACACGGCATGGAATAAATAGAAGGGACGGCATGGAATAATAGAAGGGTCATCTGCATTCTCATTTGCAGTCGGTAAAACTCATAGGTTTTTCCCTAAAGAAATTGATATTGCTTGTATAGCAGCAAAAATGGAGAATATATACAAGGTATGGTGAAAGAATACAAGGCATCACAATGGCTTGGAATAGAAGGTTACTTGAGTCTACCATGCTTGCATACTAACCTGGAACTATGTATATATCAGTCTGTGAGCCTTCATTCTTCCCTAGTTCTCTATTTTGCAGTTACAAAGTGAGAATAGAAATAGTCATCAATCTACAAGAACATATGGACATGCAGTTTTTGACTATTTACAGATCTCCCCTGAAGAACGGCGCATTGAAAAATGAGCTGGAGAATGTTCCTCCGCCATTGGGGAATAGAGTGAGGAAACATATGAGTCCAAGGACACAACCCCAAGCAAATCTGTCATCCCCTAATGGAGTGATCTCATCTTTTGCAGGTACTTCTTCTCCACCTCGGAAGAAGGTTGCAAATAACCCCCATGCCAAGCAAAGGACACTTCCACTCAGGCCACCAATGCCAAGTAAAAGCGATGTGGCAAATGATAGCAGAGTAGCTGTGCTTCTCCCAAACATAGCTTGTGCAATCCGGCCTCCCTCGAGCCTTCCACAAGGCAACAAGTTCAGAGATGTCACAACCATTCCTGCAGAGGATAGATAGTTGTCAGTACATAACTTGTATCCATACTAGTTCTATGTATTTGAGGACCGCCTTTAGATAAATTACAAACCATATATTCACTAAGACACTGGCTTGGCATTAAGTAATTGCATCTTCCCCCAAAACCCAGATTCTCAATCAAGTCACACTTGTTTTCCACAAATACAGACAACAAAGATGGTCAATAATAGAAACAGAACAGGTGATTTTATACCCAACCCCAATTTTCTAGCCAATTCATACTAGTTTCATGTTTTTCTTTTCTTCTTCACCATTTCAACTGGTTAAATTCACATTTAGACCTTGGGAAGAGTCTAAAGTCATTTGCATTTATTCTGATCATATGGAGTTACAGAAGCTATAATGCTTTGAAAGTGCCAAAGAGGTGATCAAAAGGACCAAGTAGAGATAGTATAAACAGAAGCTGAGATAGTAGAATTGAGTTTCTGGGCAAAAGTTGACATTTTTACCCAAATAGCTGACCGCTACCATAGTAATTTTGCACTAAAATATTTTATTTCAGGAAAAAATAACTCTTAATTGTATGGGTTAAGAAGACCAAGGAACTCACCTAGAAGTCCAGCAAAAGCAAGGGGATCAACAGGAACTCCAACACCTTCCACTGCATTGGGTAGCACATTTCCAAGATCATCAGCATAAGGACCAATAACGAATTGGATAAAAGAAAGCAGTGGGTTGTTGTCAAAGAACTGAGGCCTTATATACCTGCCAGGAAATAAGAGATGATTGTTAGAACCAAATAATGAAGGGTGCTCTGAGGGATGCCACAGTATAGTGAAGATTATAGACCAGTATTAAGATAGGCATAACAGTACTTTAATAAGCGCCTCTACCGTTGCTTTACTTGTAAGGTTGTGCCCAAAAATATACAAGTAAAAGTTATTTTTTGACAATTTTTTTAACTTTTTGTTCCGAGGAAGGTTGATAGACATTACAATGCATTGTCACCCCCGTTGAAGCTGCCATCCACCACAAATGCAGCAACTGCAAGCATCAGAGATGTAATATATGCACTAGCTGTGCGCGCCACTGGAATATCAAAGAGAGCTTTTTTATTTGGAAGAAGTGATTCATAGTTATTCATCACTCCTACACACCCCGTCCAATTGGATGGCACAAGAAAAGATGGGCTGAGTTTTACACCATACCGAGCTGCTGTTACTCTAGTGGCTATCTGCATAGCAGAAGTTGTGTCAGAATGAAAAGCAAATAAATGCTTAACACACATAGACAACTGTAGTACATTATCTCTTAACCGTCACATTGAAGTATTGGACAAAGGGATGGAACTGTCCTACTAGTTATATACTATCCACTTATTTAGGTACAAACATCAGGGTATATAAACCTGATATCAGATTTTCATTTTCCATTTCAGAAAAAGGTGTACTGTCAAATAATCATGAAAAAGATCAATCAAGGTTGCCAGTTGAATAATATGAACTATTGCATCATGGAGACATAGACAAGTACCCATGTATGATAACATACCTCAGAAACTCCCAAAATGGATATGAAGCCACTGAAGAGAGGCACAGCATTGGCTACGTAGTCATCAAAAGTAGCACCAGGTTTAAGGAAGAAGCCACTCATCAGAGCTATTGTTCCAAAAGTAGCAACACACAATGCTACTGCGCTAACATAACCCCACGGAGTGCTCAGCTTGGTATACTCAAATTGGAGATCTATTTCTGCTTTAGGTTGCACCATACAGACCTTAAACAAAACCAGTAAAAACCATTAGTATAAATTTCCCCTCACAGTACTAAGTGTAGGATCAGATGACTACAGAAGGTAAACAATTTAAGAAGTTGCAGAAGTTTGAAAACTCCCAAATCAAGGCCATAAGTCAGTTCATGCTACATCAAACTAAAGAATTCATTATCACCATGTAACAACATGCTTAGGCAGCTTAGCAGTTCAGGATACAGCTATAATAGTTCATAAAGCTGGTTAAATGCGTTTACTAAAACAAGGCAATTGCCATGAATATTGACCCCGTTTAGTATAGCTTAGAATCAACACCTCACAAAATGCATAAAATGAGTGATTCACCAAACCTAATAGGTTAACATTCAGGAAAAAATGATACATACGGAATCAGATTCTCTACAAATATAATTTAGAAAAGAAGCTATCTCGGCTCCTGTTCAAGTACCTGTTTTGTGATGTCATTTGTTTTTTCCTCCATGAACCATAAAACAACCTCTCTTCCTGCCGCTTCAGACAGCTTTTTCTCTAATTTGGGCATGACCTCTTCAATTGGTCTCCTCAAATTTCCAATGAAAATGCCTCCATCTCCAAATCTCCGAACATCAGTTGGAAAAAACGTATCGAAACCAAAACAACTCTTCAACTGCCACAACAAACAATAAGGAACAAAAGGTTGGTACTTGATAAGATACTAATCAAAACCAAGTGAGCCACATTATTCAGGTCATCTTTTGAGATGAACCATCATGTTAATATCCAAAGTTGTTTGCTTCCTGACTTATACATTCATACTCTAGAGAAAGTAATGTATCACAAACATGAATAAAGGATTTTCAAGGGAAAAAGTTACCTTGTTAAGGTCAATAGCCTTGAAGGTCTCTTCAGCTTTCTCCAATCTCTCCTTCTCTCTAGTCAAACTATCTCTTAAAGCTCTATTAAGCAGCCCTACAATTGGGTTATCACTACTTTCCCTATCAAGATCCTTGAGCTTCCTATCTGCCCTCTTCTTCTCCAACTTTATTGCAGCTTCAATTGAGGGGTTCCCCATGAACCTCTTGAACTCCTCATCTGTCTTCCAATCCATTTCTTGCTTCTCCTCATCACCCTCTTCACCGTTTTCGCCTTCTTCTCCACTCTTTTGGGTATCACTAGTGTCATCACTTGGCTTCTCAGAAACTACAGCAGTTGAAGAAGAAGAAGAAGATTGGTCATCTTTCATGGAAAATGTAATGGGGTGGTGTTTTCTTGAGATGGGTTTAGGAGATGAAGTAAAAGAGAAGTAATGGGTTCTTTTACCAAATGGGGTTTTGGTGTTCTTGTTCATGGGAGGACATGAAGGTATGGAGGAAGCTGAAGTGAAAGAAAGAGAAGCCATTGGAGTGATTGGACTGAGAGATGAGAGAAGACATGGTTTGGTGATCAGAGAAAAAGAGGGTTGGATGTAGAGGGATAGAGAGAGCTGGGGTAGTCTAGAAAGTTGGAGAAGAGAGGACAGGTGGAGTGGGTCTTGAAGGAGGTGACAAAAGTATGAGTCCCCAGCTGAGCGCCAAGATTGTGGTTTCCGAATTTTTAATTTTTTTAAGTGGAAATGATAATAAATCTATTACGATCGAACGGCCAAGCAGGAGAAAACTCCGATTTAGTTCGTAGATTTGGTCAAACAGGAGATAAACTCTCATCCAAGTCTAAAGAAACTTTACTCGACAAACCAAATGTTACAACTAGAGTTTAAATAGACGGACAATTAAACCATAACGAAAAGATATAAAACATAAATTAAAATTTTCTGACCTTGTACTGACCAAAATAGAACCAATTTTTAGAATCTTGGATCGTCTGAAGTTGCACGGAAGGTGTTTGAGCCCGGCGAGGATTTTGGTCCAAGACTCACAATAAGTTTTGGATAGTATTTTGGCCAATACCTGCGACACTTTTTTAATGTAAAGCCCATGAAGAGTGGCGAGCTTTGGCAGCGCGCGAGGTAGAATTTGGCAAGGACTCTGGTACCCCGCGAGGTTCGTTTCCTCGCGAGATCCTCGTTTCAGTTCGCGTAGGAGTCTACAATACTTGGCGAGGCGGGACGGTATTAGAAGCCTAAGCGGGGTCTGTTATGACACGTGTCGCGTGGGTAGCACAGTTCGCGGGCAAGTTGTGTCCTTGTGGAATTCTAATTGTTGAGTCCGAATGGGTTTGTGATTAAAAAATCTATCAGCTGGCAGCAGGTGCTATATAAGGGAGCTCGGCAACGATTCGAGACACACAATCAAATCATATAAAACTACAAACAAATCTTCGAGCATCCTCGAAACCCTAAAATTCTAAGTGCACCTCGCCTAAGTTCTCAGAGCCCGTTCGGACTTGCCCTTTCTTCCTGATTATTGCTCTGCTCTCTCTAACAGTGAGTATCGATTCATAGGTGAACAAGAGGTTTGCTCGTAATCCCTCGTTCGCGAGGTGGCACCGGAAACCTTTTTCGCTTGATTAGAAGTCTAGCACAGCGCACTCATCCCGCGCCCGTGCGGTGGCACGCCCCGCAACCTTGTTTTTTACTTTTGACGTCGCCGGAGTTACAACTCTACCCCTGCTGAGACGCGTGGCCAAAACATTGGCACGCCCAGTGGGACTGGGAGTATAACATTTTTGTCATCATTGGGAAGTCAGGCGGATCCCCGTACGGGAGACCCTCGATTTCTTGTCTCAAACATAAATCACCACGGTACAAGCCCCATAACAGCGCCGCTTGCCGATCTCTCACCCGAGAAGAGGTTTTTGCTCAGTTTGGCAACCCCGACTCTAGCGAAGCCACAATGACATGTTCACGACCAACCCAGGACTCAAGGTCTACTCTGTCTGCGGAGGAAATCCGCCAGATGTTTGAGGAACTGAAAGGCCGACTCGAGGCCACTGCTACCCAACAGAGCGTCACCGACCTGGCGGAACAGGTCAAGAGGGACAAGGTCCTTTGGGAAGCAGACCAGCACAACCTCGCCATACTTACCGAGGATTTCAACTAGTTTGCAGGCGAAGTAAGGGAAGATAAGGACTTGGTCAACGGGTCCCTCCAGCGAATCCAGAAGGGTTTGGACGATAACACGGAGGTTCTGAAGCTTACCCGCGCAACCATGAATGAGCAAACTCGTCGCTTGGACGAGCACGATACCAAGATACAACAACAGCAGGACACTTCCTTCTTTGGAAGTAAGAATGGCATGGAAAAGCTCGAGGACTACAAAGAATGACATGATAATCTGAGCTTAAGGATCCTACAAGTGGAAGACTGG
The window above is part of the Fragaria vesca subsp. vesca linkage group LG2, FraVesHawaii_1.0, whole genome shotgun sequence genome. Proteins encoded here:
- the LOC101302409 gene encoding uncharacterized protein LOC101302409, translated to MASLSFTSASSIPSCPPMNKNTKTPFGKRTHYFSFTSSPKPISRKHHPITFSMKDDQSSSSSSTAVVSEKPSDDTSDTQKSGEEGENGEEGDEEKQEMDWKTDEEFKRFMGNPSIEAAIKLEKKRADRKLKDLDRESSDNPIVGLLNRALRDSLTREKERLEKAEETFKAIDLNKLKSCFGFDTFFPTDVRRFGDGGIFIGNLRRPIEEVMPKLEKKLSEAAGREVVLWFMEEKTNDITKQVCMVQPKAEIDLQFEYTKLSTPWGYVSAVALCVATFGTIALMSGFFLKPGATFDDYVANAVPLFSGFISILGVSEIATRVTAARYGVKLSPSFLVPSNWTGCVGVMNNYESLLPNKKALFDIPVARTASAYITSLMLAVAAFVVDGSFNGGDNALYIRPQFFDNNPLLSFIQFVIGPYADDLGNVLPNAVEGVGVPVDPLAFAGLLGMVVTSLNLLPCGRLEGGRIAQAMFGRSTATLLSFATSLLLGIGGLSGSVLCLAWGLFATFFRGGEEVPAKDEITPLGDDRFAWGCVLGLICFLTLFPNGGGTFSSSFFNAPFFRGDL